CTAAGGCTTTCGCTTCTATTTGACGTATGCGTTCGCGAGTTACGCCAAATTCTTTGCCTACTTCTTCTAAAGTATGCGTCGCCCCATCTTCCAAACCAAAACGCATTTGTAATATTTTTTGTTCGCGGGGCGAAAGATCGTCTATTATAGATTTAATTTGATCGCGCAATAACTGTTGAGCTGCCACTTGCGAAGGCAATAAAGTTTTTTCGTCTTCTATAAGTTCGCCCAAAGTGCTGTCTTCATCGCTATCACCCACTGGCGACTCCAAAGAAACCGCTTCTTGCGTAATTTTTTGAATATGCCTAACTTTGGTTACGTCCATATCCATTTCTTGAGCAATTTCTTCGGCTAAAGGTTCACGGCCCAAATCTTGAAGCAGTCTTCTTTTAACTTGAGTATATTTAGAAATTGTTTCCACCATATGCACCGGAATACGAATAGTGCGCGCTTGGTCGGCCAGAGCTCTCGTGACTGCTTGGCGAATCCACCATGTAGCATAAGTAGAAAATTTATAACCCTTAGTATAATCAAATTTTTCTACGGCTTTAGTTAAACCAATATTTCCTTCTTGAATTAAATCAAGCAAGGTTAAATGCGAACTCCTACCCACGTATTTTTTGGCAATCGAAACCACCAAGCGCAAATTCGCTTGGGTTAATTTTTGCCTAGCTTCTTGATCGCCTTTTTCTATTCTTTTAGCAAGTTCAACTTCCTCTGGACCGCGTAAAAGTGGAACCCTGCCTATTTCGCGTAAATAAATTTGAACCGAATCAAATAATGGCCCTAAACCTGTATGAGAATCTGATTTTTTTGTTTTTTCTTTGCCGGGTACCAAATTTAACCTTTCTTGCGCACTGATTATCTTTATGTTTATAGATTCTAAGTGGCGATAAAGATGTTCCAAACCAGAAATATCTTGCTCGATGTTGGGAAAAGTTTGAATAATTTCCGATTCGGTAATAAAACCCCGGCTTTT
Above is a genomic segment from bacterium containing:
- a CDS encoding sigma-70 family RNA polymerase sigma factor — translated: MAKKNKSKKSKRKVKPRKISKKRVKFKKRRSKTKVKVPVVTEEKLADLVRRGKSRGFITESEIIQTFPNIEQDISGLEHLYRHLESINIKIISAQERLNLVPGKEKTKKSDSHTGLGPLFDSVQIYLREIGRVPLLRGPEEVELAKRIEKGDQEARQKLTQANLRLVVSIAKKYVGRSSHLTLLDLIQEGNIGLTKAVEKFDYTKGYKFSTYATWWIRQAVTRALADQARTIRIPVHMVETISKYTQVKRRLLQDLGREPLAEEIAQEMDMDVTKVRHIQKITQEAVSLESPVGDSDEDSTLGELIEDEKTLLPSQVAAQQLLRDQIKSIIDDLSPREQKILQMRFGLEDGATHTLEEVGKEFGVTRERIRQIEAKALDKIRGHERIHKLREY